The nucleotide sequence TCTCACCATGGCGCTGCTGAATAACTCGGCCGGCGAATATCAGGCTCTTGTCGTTCAGTCTGCCGAGGCCCGGGCGGCAGGGATTAAGCCTGACCAGGTTGTTCCATTCACCTGGCAGCGGCGATTCTGGCATGCGGTGTGGGTACCCGCGCTGGTCGCTCTGGGGGTCTACTTTCTGCCTCAGTATGACCCCTTTGGTAAGGTTGCGAGCGCAAAGCTGAGCGAGAAACGGAGCGAGCGGCTGACCGAAGGTAAAAAGGCCACGGAACTGCGCTTAGAAGAAGTTAAACGCGCGATTGCGGATCACGAGGAAAGTAACTCCACCGATCTGGCCATCGAAGAATTGAAAATGACCTTCAACAAAATGAAGGCCGATCAGAAGCTGGAAAATCTGAAAATGCTGTCGAGCGAACAAAAGGACATCGGCAAGCTCTGGAGGCAAATCAGTAGTGAGCATTTGAAGGATCTCATGAAGTCTTCTCCGTCGAGTGACCAGCAGTTCGGTGCCAACCAGGACGAAAAGCTTCAGAAGTGGGTGAAGGAGCTTCAAGAGGGGGATGCCGGAGGTGTCCAGAATGAACTTCAGGAACTCCAGGAACAGCTCCAGCAGCTCGCCGCTACCAAAGACCCTGTAGAGCGGGGTGAATTGATGCAGGAATTGAAGGAGCGTCTTCAGAACCTGGAGAAGCTCGCGAGCGACAAGCTGAATAACGAGCAACTCTCCGCCGCACTCGAACGAGCCATGCAGCAGATGGACCTGTCGGAGAACAAAGATCTTCAGGAAGAGGCCTTGCAGGCTGCGATGCAGTCGCTGGAACTGAGCGAGCAGGAACTGGAACAGCTCGAACAGTCTGTGAAAGACATGAAAGAGCTGGAAGAGGCACTCAAGACCATCCAGCAGGCCAAGAAAGTCAACGACCAGGAAAAGCTGAACGGAGCCCAGTCCGAGAATTGCAAGACGCTCGCAGACTATCAAAGTCTATATGACCAGATGCTCGCCGAATCCGGTGAGAGTGATGAGGTACAGGAGAAAGAGGGCGAGTTCGGAATGGGGGGCCCCGGCTTTGGAAAAGGGGGCGAAGCCCCGGAAGACGACTCTGTCGAAACCGGATTTAAAAACGAACAATCCAAATCGGCCGTCGTGGCAGGCAAAATGCTTCTGTCGATGCAGACCAAAGGAGAGGCCGAGAAGGGGGAAGTTGTCCGTGACTACAAGCAACTGATGCAGTCAGTCAAACAGGGAGCCATGGAAGCCTTGAACACCGAACAGATCCCCCCCGGCTATCACGAGAGCATCAAGACTTATTTTGATTCTCTCGAGAAAGGGAAGGAAAAGGCCGCGAAGTAATCGACGTCGCCGTAAGGAATTTGTGGCTCACACCGGTTTCATGCCGGTGTCCCGCTGGACGAGATGCGGAAATCTGCCGAACCCTCTATCGTGGATCGCGTCGGTGACGTAGAGTTAATCGTGTTCGCGGAGTGGGCTAGACGATCGCTGTAAGTGGAAGTTCGCTTCCCTTAGGGAGGAAAGTCCGGGCTTCACAGGACACGGTGGTGGGTAACGCCCACCGTCCGCAAGGACCGGGATAGTGCCACAGAAAGTATACCGCCAAACGGCCTTTTCGACTCAGGCTCATACCTTGAATCGGAGTGGACGAGGTAAGGGTGAAACGGTGCGGTAAGAGCGCACCAGCGGATCGGGTGACCGATCCGGCTAGGTAAACCCCACTGGAAGCAAGACCAAGCAGGGCATAGTTCGTCAGGCTGGCAACAGCATGATGGCGCGAGGCGGTCCGTCTCGTCCACTGCCCGGGTAGGTTGCTAGAGCCGTCGAGCAATCGGCGGCCCAGAGAAATGATCGTCCACGACAAAACCCGGCTTAACGGCCCGCTCCGCGAATATTTTGAACTTGTCCGGACTTGTTTAACCGTCTTGCTCAATCAGCAGCATCAACGCGAGGCCCGACGAGGCTGCTGCTCTGGCTCTACAAGATCATCTCACATCGCCGGGGTGAAGTCCTTTCGTCATCGGCCCCCCTCTTCCCCGACGTGATTGCCCCGCAGATGCATGCCACGCCGCGTAAACGAGAGTGCGAATAAACTGCCGGTGCGCCGCATGAGTTTGCCGCGATTTCCAGTTGTTTTGATCTGGCAAAGACTGCCGAAAATTCTTCCCGAAGTCTCTTGCGCGAAGTCGGATGGATTGGAAAAGTTTCCGACGAGGATTGCCGATCTTCCTTCCCTGCCTGACCACGGCTCCATTGATGTCCAACACACGATTGAGGCAATTTCGATGAGCAAGATGACGACTGACGTCAACAGCCTGGAAACTCTTCGCGGTTATGTTCACGAGCGACTGTGTCGGCACGAAAACCTTGTGCCAGAACAGTTTGGATTGGAAGTGACTCCCCTGACAAGAAAAGGGGCTTTGTGCGGCCTTCAGTTCTCATTGCGAGGCCCCCGCAGCGTTCGGCTCGGAGCCGTCTGGGCCGCTGATCACAATCAGCTTTATTTATATGACGCCCGAGGGGAGCGCTTCCATAAGGAAACGCTTTCCGCCCAGTTCGACATTCAACTCGAAGCTGCGTAATTGCAAGGCGCTCGCGGCATCGTTTGGTGGCAGTTTCACTACATGAGTAAATCGATATCGGAATTCGGGGGGGGCAAGCGAGGCTGAGTTGCTTTCGATCCGTCGGCGGGCGGATGCTGCATCTCATGGAGAATTTCGTTCCGCTGCCGTTCGACTGCTTCGTCAAACTTCGAGAGGACGTCCAGCGCCTTATCTTTTGATGTCACCAGCCCAATCAGCAGATACTGCGCGATCGCCAGACTGTAACAGACCCATCCCAGTGTTCCCGAATGGAGGACTGAGAGGATAGCAAACACAGGGGTCGCGCGATTGAGGTGCTGACACGCGAGCCCCTTGATCAGCTTCGGGATATAGTTAATCAAACTGCCGATCACGTTTCCCTTCTGGATCACCGGCTTCTGTGGGCCGGGGTGAATCAACGCAAACAGCGACTGGTCGGGCATTCCTTCGATGACCCCGATGGCGAGCAACAGGCGGCCTGCCATGAAATAGGGACTCGATCTGGCCGATTCCGAGACCCAGCCGAACAACGCCCCTTCCATGTTGTCGGTTGCAACCAGCAGCAGCAGCGCGCCACGAAACCATTGTTCCAGATCCTTCTCCAGTTCTTCGTTGATCTCCTGGACTCGCACCACCTTTCTCATCAACAGACGGAAGGTCGGAATGGCGATGAAACCCAGAAAAAAACGGGTCAGCGGCTTCAATAGGGGCTGAAGTATCCGGCTGGTCAGGATCTGAAACACAACGAACTCGGCAATCTAGAAATGACGGAAGCCTGATCGCAAAGTCATTCGAGTCTTTGCTTCTGCAGACAACGAACGAATCTCACGATCAACAGGATCACACTGCAGTGGAAAGAGTGAAACTGGTGCAAGTTCCTGTCCCCGTAGGCCAGGCGAACCTGTCCTAGGGAGGCATGTGATGTGGTCGATCGGCATGAGCCAGCAATTTGAGCATTAATTCTCCCGCTGATCCCTCTGCTTCATCCCACGGAAGGGGTTGAAGTCCGTGTAGAAGTAGCTCCGCCTTCTCAAAGGGGCAATACCGTTCCCAATGGGCGACGAGTTGCTGGAAATCAGGGTCCCTCAGAGCAGCTGCCATCGTCGGATGACGACCAGCCTGATGTGCGGGATTGGACTGAACCAATCGCTCAAGGCATCGGGCTGCAACGTCAGGCCAGCCAGCCCGGCAGGCCTCTACACCACCTAGCAGCAGAAACCGGTCACGAACCAGCGGTTGTTGTTTCTGTTCCGACAGGACTGCCAGTTGTATGTAGACTGACATCGCTGCTTCGTGATCTCGCATGGATCTGGTCACCATCTGAGATGGTCTCCTCTTCAGTCTTGAGGAGTTCCCATCGGGCGCAGGTACAGTTCAGTACGGAATCCGTAACGAATCATAGGACAGCTCAACACCTGGCGGAAGACGAGCATTCGTCGTCGCATAGTCGAGGTAATGCGACACATGCGTCAGGTAAGTTCGTTTCGGTTTGACTCGTTCTACGGCTGCGAGCGCTTGCGGGATGCCAAAGTGCGTCGCGTGCGGCTGTTCGCGAAGAGCGTCAATGATCAGCACGTCGAGGCCCTCCAGCAGTGGCCAGCTCTCGTCCGGAATGTGACTGACATCGGTGCAGAACGCGACGTCGCCAATTCGAAAACCCAGAACCGGCAGCCGTCCATGAATCAGGCGGATAGGCTGAATCTGCTGGCCGAGCACTTCGAAGGGGGACAACCCGATGCGACGAAATTCCAACAGTGGAATCGCCCCGAAGTGCAGTTCGGGATCGTGTGGAGCAAACGCGTACGAGAATGAAGCCCGAATCTGACTCTCAACATTCTCTTCGCAGTAAAGCTGCACCGCGTGCTCGAGTCGGTAGCCAAACAACCTCAGGTCATCCAGGCCAAACAGATGGTCGGCGTGAGAGTGCGTGTAAATGACCGAGTGAATCAGGTCAATCTTCTCTCGCAGCAGTTGCAGCCTCAATTCTGGAGAGGTATCGATCAGGAATGTTCCCTCGGGGGTGCGGACGGCGACGCCGGTTCGCGTGCGGTGATTTCGTGGATCGGTCGATTCACAGACTTCGCAGTGACAACCGATCACCGGAACGCCATGGCTGGTCCCGGTCCCCAGCAATATCAGTTCTCGTTCTGACTGGAAGGGCATGAATGCTCTTTTTTCAATGACGAGGAGTGCTCAAACAGCAAGCGGCCACGATTCAGTGTATCAGACCCGTTTGCCTGTGACCAAAGTGGCAATCACGGCGCCCTTCCCCAGACGGTGTCAGGCACGATGATTCGCCGCTGGAAGATCGAATTGCAAGCCTTTGCGATCCGTTCGAACGTTCGGAAATGGGAAGCGGATTCCGTCAAAGTTCACTCAATCGAGTGCGACGGGATTCGCCGACGTTTCGGAACTTCTTTTCTGTCGTGACAACTTGTGTAAGATGGAAACATGTCAATGCATGTTAATTCCCTATGGATTCTCTATGGATTCCTGCTGTGAAGAAGACAGGACCCAGGGCATTCCGGTCGCCGAAAAACCGGGTGATAGAATTCTCGAGACCCGATCTGGTTGCCATGCCGATCAGGCTGCCATGAAAGTGATGATGTGAGTGATTCGACGTCCAACCGTCGTGACTTCTTGACGGGGCGGTCTGCTCTCACGCAAGTGGAAGCAGCGGGCAATCGTCTGGCGGAGGAACTGGTGCAGCGACCAGTCCCGTCGCGCGGACCGACGATGATGCTGCGCACCACCGCGATGGCGTGCGACTTCGACGTGATCGTTAATCCTGATGGTCCGGGTTCGCAACTCGAGGCGGCGTCGGACGCTCTGGATCTGGTTCATGTGTTGGAACAACAGCTCTCGATTTATCGGGAAGACAGCGAGCTGAGTTGTCTCAACCGGAATGCGTTCCCGAATCCCACCACGGTTGAGCCAGAATTGTTCGACCTGCTGGAAAGGGCGAGGTTATTGTCTGCACAGACGGGGGGAGCATTCGATCCCGCCGCAGGCGCGCTCGTGAAATTGTGGAGCAACTGCCGCAAGAAGGATCGAATCCCGCTGCAGTCCGAAATCGACGAGGTGCTTGCTGCCGGGGGGGTGGCTCGCGTCGCCTTCGATTATTCGAAGCGGCAGATTGCATTTGAGCGGGCCGGAATCGAATTCAATCTGGGGGCGATTGGAAAAGGCTACGCCGTCGACAAAGCGGGTGAATACTTGCTCAACAAAGGGGTTTCAAACTGGCTGATCCACGGTGGGAGAAGCAGTATTCTGGCACATGGTGTTCACTCCCGTTGCGAAGGGTGGCCTGTGGGTCTGAGGAATCCTCTTCTGCCAGATAAGCCATTTGCCACATTGATGTTATGTGATGAGGCGTTGGCCACGAGCGGCACCGCCGTACAATGGTTCCGCCATGGAGGAAGACGTTATGGACATATTCTGGACCCGAGAACGGGTTGGCCCGTTGAATCGCTGCTATCGGTCAGCGTGATTGCGCGGGACTCTGCCACAGCCGACGCCCTCTCCACGGCTTTTTTCGTGCTGGGAGTCGAAAAGAGTCTGGCGTATTGTGATAATCTATCCGATTCTGTGGGCGCAATCTTTTTCCCGATCCCGAAACAGGGGCAGATGCTGCAACCAGTTCTGCATAATGTGGCTGCTGAAAAATGGTTTCCGGCGTGAAGTCATAAATGGTCGGGCGTGAAGGAGTTGT is from Schlesneria sp. DSM 10557 and encodes:
- a CDS encoding DNA topoisomerase I; translated protein: MFQILTSRILQPLLKPLTRFFLGFIAIPTFRLLMRKVVRVQEINEELEKDLEQWFRGALLLLVATDNMEGALFGWVSESARSSPYFMAGRLLLAIGVIEGMPDQSLFALIHPGPQKPVIQKGNVIGSLINYIPKLIKGLACQHLNRATPVFAILSVLHSGTLGWVCYSLAIAQYLLIGLVTSKDKALDVLSKFDEAVERQRNEILHEMQHPPADGSKATQPRLPPPNSDIDLLM
- a CDS encoding MBL fold metallo-hydrolase; amino-acid sequence: MPFQSERELILLGTGTSHGVPVIGCHCEVCESTDPRNHRTRTGVAVRTPEGTFLIDTSPELRLQLLREKIDLIHSVIYTHSHADHLFGLDDLRLFGYRLEHAVQLYCEENVESQIRASFSYAFAPHDPELHFGAIPLLEFRRIGLSPFEVLGQQIQPIRLIHGRLPVLGFRIGDVAFCTDVSHIPDESWPLLEGLDVLIIDALREQPHATHFGIPQALAAVERVKPKRTYLTHVSHYLDYATTNARLPPGVELSYDSLRIPY
- a CDS encoding FAD:protein FMN transferase produces the protein MSDSTSNRRDFLTGRSALTQVEAAGNRLAEELVQRPVPSRGPTMMLRTTAMACDFDVIVNPDGPGSQLEAASDALDLVHVLEQQLSIYREDSELSCLNRNAFPNPTTVEPELFDLLERARLLSAQTGGAFDPAAGALVKLWSNCRKKDRIPLQSEIDEVLAAGGVARVAFDYSKRQIAFERAGIEFNLGAIGKGYAVDKAGEYLLNKGVSNWLIHGGRSSILAHGVHSRCEGWPVGLRNPLLPDKPFATLMLCDEALATSGTAVQWFRHGGRRYGHILDPRTGWPVESLLSVSVIARDSATADALSTAFFVLGVEKSLAYCDNLSDSVGAIFFPIPKQGQMLQPVLHNVAAEKWFPA